In a single window of the Agrobacterium vitis genome:
- a CDS encoding bifunctional helix-turn-helix transcriptional regulator/GNAT family N-acetyltransferase, whose translation MMQDHSYVEAIRASSRQLVRELGFMGGDFAGTDLPPSAVHALIEIDACPDITARDLGHSLRLEKSSVSRMLRRLISSGDLLEEVDKDDSRIKRLRLSESGLKRTETIHAFARHQVSNALDRLRPNDNRRVLDGLRLYVQALANRGDATAPEIEIVQGYRPGLIARITQMHALYYARMAGFGLNFECVVATGLADFCNRLGNSKNSIWLAMQAGEIVGSIAIDGEDLGAKTAHLRWFIIDDGMRGGGIGGQLLSAALAYADEKGFEETHLWTFSGLTTARHLYESHGFVCVEERTGNQWGSEVLEQKFVRPRQW comes from the coding sequence ATGATGCAAGACCATTCATACGTCGAAGCTATTCGCGCCTCATCGCGCCAACTGGTTCGTGAACTCGGCTTTATGGGAGGAGATTTTGCTGGAACTGATCTTCCTCCGTCAGCCGTGCATGCCTTGATAGAGATTGATGCGTGTCCTGATATCACCGCCCGCGACCTTGGGCATAGTCTTCGCCTTGAGAAATCAAGCGTCAGCCGAATGCTCCGCAGGCTCATTTCATCGGGCGATCTGTTGGAAGAGGTGGATAAGGACGATTCTCGAATCAAGCGGCTGCGCTTGAGCGAGAGCGGGCTGAAACGAACCGAAACCATTCATGCGTTTGCGCGTCATCAGGTTTCAAATGCTCTGGACCGATTGAGACCCAACGACAATCGCAGAGTTCTTGACGGGCTTCGCCTGTATGTTCAGGCTCTTGCCAATCGGGGCGACGCGACCGCACCCGAAATTGAAATTGTCCAAGGCTACAGACCGGGTCTCATTGCCCGCATCACGCAGATGCATGCGCTCTACTATGCGCGAATGGCAGGCTTCGGGCTCAATTTCGAATGCGTTGTCGCCACTGGCCTCGCTGATTTTTGCAATCGCCTGGGGAATTCGAAAAATTCCATCTGGCTGGCCATGCAAGCGGGTGAAATCGTCGGCTCCATCGCAATCGATGGCGAGGACCTGGGAGCCAAAACAGCCCATCTGCGATGGTTCATCATCGATGACGGCATGCGCGGCGGAGGCATCGGGGGTCAATTGCTCTCCGCTGCCCTCGCTTATGCGGATGAGAAAGGTTTTGAAGAAACGCATCTTTGGACGTTCAGCGGGCTGACGACGGCGCGGCATCTGTATGAAAGCCACGGTTTTGTTTGCGTCGAGGAACGCACCGGCAATCAGTGGGGAAGCGAAGTGCTGGAGCAGAAATTTGTTAGGCCCCGGCAGTGGTAG
- the ligA gene encoding NAD-dependent DNA ligase LigA, whose amino-acid sequence MVDALIPVEDLSEEQAGQELTRLAAAIAHHDALYHGNDQPEISDAEYDALKRRNDAIEARFPMLVRSDSPSQRVGAAPAGIFTQITHARPMLSLDNTFSDEDVADFVASVYRFLGVMPDNSIAFTAEPKIDGLSMSIRYENRKLKTAATRGDGTTGENVTANILTIKEIPTELPADAPDVVEVRGEVYMAKSDFLALNAQMEAEGRQTYVNPRNTAAGSLRQLDPKVTASRKLKFFAYAWGEMSTMPAETQSGMVEAFKRWGFPVNPLTRRLTSVEEIITHYREIGLQRADLDYDIDGVVYKVDRLDLQARLGFRSRSPRWATAHKFPAEQAFTKVEAIDIQVGRTGALTPVARLEPITVGGVVVTNATLHNADYIEGIGNGGERIREEGHDIRIGDTVIVQRAGDVIPQVLDVVLEKRPETSVKYDFPKTCRICGSHAVREKNEKTGKLDSVTRCTGGFVCSAQAKEHIKHFVSRNAFDIEGLGTKQVDFFFDSEDPALMIRTAPDIFTLKQRQEASSLTRLENIDGFGRVSVRKLFDAIDARREIALNRFIFALGIRHVGETTAKLLARSYGSYAAFAEAMQEAAPKFGEAWNELNSIDGIGEVVAASMVEFFKEPRNLEVVSRLLKEVTPRDAEAVTASNSPVTGKTVVFTGSLERFTRDEAKARAESLGAKVAGSVSKKTDYLVAGPGAGSKLDKAREVGVTVMTEDEWLALIGG is encoded by the coding sequence ATGGTGGATGCATTGATCCCGGTCGAAGACCTCAGCGAAGAGCAGGCTGGGCAAGAACTGACCCGGCTGGCTGCTGCCATCGCCCATCACGATGCGCTCTATCACGGCAACGACCAGCCGGAAATTTCCGATGCCGAATACGATGCGCTGAAGCGGCGCAACGATGCCATCGAGGCCCGGTTTCCGATGCTGGTGCGCAGCGATAGTCCCTCGCAGCGGGTTGGCGCCGCCCCCGCCGGGATTTTCACGCAGATCACCCACGCAAGGCCGATGCTGTCGCTGGACAACACGTTTTCCGATGAGGATGTGGCGGATTTTGTGGCCTCGGTTTATCGCTTTCTGGGCGTGATGCCGGATAATTCCATTGCCTTTACCGCCGAACCGAAGATCGATGGCCTGTCGATGTCGATCCGCTATGAGAACCGCAAACTCAAGACGGCGGCGACGCGCGGCGATGGCACGACGGGCGAAAATGTCACCGCCAATATCCTGACCATCAAGGAAATCCCGACCGAATTGCCCGCTGATGCCCCTGATGTGGTGGAGGTGCGCGGCGAGGTCTATATGGCGAAAAGCGACTTTCTGGCACTGAACGCCCAGATGGAGGCCGAGGGCCGTCAAACCTATGTCAATCCGCGCAATACGGCTGCCGGGTCGCTGCGCCAGCTCGATCCGAAGGTCACCGCCAGCCGTAAGCTGAAATTCTTCGCCTATGCCTGGGGCGAGATGAGCACCATGCCTGCCGAGACCCAATCGGGCATGGTCGAGGCTTTTAAGCGCTGGGGCTTCCCAGTTAATCCGCTTACTCGTCGTTTGACCTCTGTCGAGGAGATCATCACCCATTACCGTGAGATCGGCCTTCAAAGAGCCGATCTGGATTACGATATCGATGGCGTTGTCTATAAGGTCGACCGGCTGGATTTGCAGGCCCGGCTCGGTTTTCGGTCACGCTCGCCGCGCTGGGCGACAGCCCATAAATTCCCGGCGGAACAGGCCTTTACCAAAGTGGAAGCCATCGACATCCAAGTGGGCCGCACCGGCGCGTTGACGCCGGTGGCGCGGCTGGAGCCGATTACCGTCGGTGGCGTGGTCGTGACCAATGCCACCCTGCATAATGCCGATTATATCGAGGGTATCGGCAATGGCGGCGAGCGTATCCGAGAAGAAGGCCATGACATTCGCATCGGTGATACGGTGATCGTCCAGCGGGCCGGTGACGTTATTCCGCAGGTGCTGGATGTGGTGCTGGAAAAGCGGCCTGAGACCTCAGTGAAATACGATTTTCCGAAAACCTGCCGGATTTGCGGCAGCCATGCGGTGCGCGAAAAGAACGAGAAGACCGGCAAGCTGGATTCCGTGACCCGTTGCACGGGCGGCTTTGTCTGCTCGGCGCAGGCCAAGGAGCACATCAAGCATTTCGTATCCCGCAATGCCTTCGACATTGAAGGGCTGGGTACCAAACAGGTGGATTTCTTCTTCGACAGTGAAGACCCAGCGCTGATGATCCGCACCGCGCCGGATATTTTCACGCTCAAGCAGAGGCAGGAAGCCTCGTCGCTGACTCGCCTTGAAAATATCGACGGTTTTGGCCGGGTCAGCGTGCGCAAACTGTTCGATGCCATCGATGCACGCCGCGAGATTGCCCTAAACCGTTTCATTTTCGCGCTCGGCATCCGCCATGTCGGTGAAACCACTGCCAAGCTGCTGGCCCGCTCCTATGGCTCCTACGCGGCGTTTGCCGAGGCCATGCAGGAGGCCGCCCCGAAATTCGGCGAGGCTTGGAATGAGTTGAACAGCATCGATGGCATCGGCGAAGTGGTCGCCGCCTCCATGGTTGAATTCTTCAAGGAACCCCGCAATCTCGAAGTTGTCTCCCGCTTGTTGAAGGAAGTGACTCCACGGGATGCGGAAGCCGTGACGGCAAGCAATAGCCCCGTGACTGGAAAAACAGTGGTCTTCACCGGTTCACTGGAGCGCTTTACCCGTGATGAGGCCAAGGCCAGGGCCGAAAGCCTCGGCGCCAAGGTGGCCGGATCAGTTTCGAAAAAGACCGATTATCTGGTCGCTGGCCCTGGTGCCGGCTCCAAGCTGGACAAGGCCCGTGAGGTGGGTGTGACTGTCATGACCGAGGATGAGTGGCTGGCGTTGATTGGTGGGTAA
- a CDS encoding type VI secretion system amidase immunity protein Tai4 — MGPVGATRRAMQRFLMEQFAMMHRLLLIGLASLCINSEVAMAKDLGVGNGSQAAGRTYLQNYKDMVLATCISNAYKEDKGASADAGSSVSALRDWTYYDMDKSPDDMKALIEKFLTKNYSNPLAESEVKGVKFDFLKCLDLYHSKELTDQAKKYVAKPNHTYRQDNQSKGD, encoded by the coding sequence ATGGGGCCGGTTGGAGCGACGCGCAGGGCCATGCAACGCTTTTTAATGGAACAGTTTGCAATGATGCACCGGTTGCTTCTTATAGGCTTGGCCAGTCTTTGTATTAATTCCGAGGTCGCGATGGCCAAGGATTTGGGTGTTGGTAACGGGTCCCAAGCGGCTGGTCGCACCTATCTTCAGAATTACAAGGACATGGTTTTGGCCACCTGCATTTCCAATGCCTATAAAGAGGATAAGGGCGCATCGGCCGACGCGGGGAGCAGTGTGAGCGCGCTGAGGGACTGGACATATTACGATATGGACAAAAGCCCTGATGACATGAAGGCTTTGATCGAAAAATTCCTGACCAAAAATTACAGCAACCCACTCGCTGAATCGGAAGTCAAAGGTGTGAAATTCGATTTCTTGAAGTGCCTCGATCTGTATCACAGCAAGGAATTGACCGATCAGGCGAAAAAATATGTTGCGAAGCCCAACCATACTTATCGGCAGGATAATCAATCAAAAGGTGATTGA
- a CDS encoding endonuclease/exonuclease/phosphatase family protein, translating into MKKQTHSLRTQMLTSLRNRRSRPLTSTAGGREAETPGLLVASYNVHKCVGVDGRFDPERIAHVIREIGPDVIALQEADQRFGERNGLLDLSRLQGETGLTRVPVAGLTKSHGWRGNVLLFREGVVRDVHPFVLPGLEPRGAVVAEIELSGGRELRIIAAHLGLLRWARRQQADFILKLMRERADCPTVLMGDFNEWRVGPGSALTRLEPLFGPLPPPVPSFPARLPVLALDRIMTNRPGLIADMQVHDSPLARLASDHLPLKAWIDLDKAVEAVG; encoded by the coding sequence ATGAAAAAGCAAACCCATTCGCTACGAACGCAAATGTTGACCTCGCTGCGCAATCGCCGCAGCCGTCCCCTGACGTCCACCGCGGGTGGGCGGGAAGCGGAGACGCCCGGGCTTTTGGTGGCCTCCTACAATGTGCACAAATGCGTCGGCGTCGATGGCCGGTTCGACCCGGAACGGATTGCGCATGTTATCCGCGAAATCGGTCCTGACGTGATCGCGCTTCAGGAGGCGGACCAGCGTTTTGGCGAGCGCAACGGGCTTCTCGACCTTTCCCGCTTGCAAGGCGAAACGGGCTTAACCCGCGTCCCGGTCGCTGGCCTCACGAAAAGCCATGGCTGGCGCGGCAATGTACTGCTGTTTCGCGAAGGGGTGGTGCGGGATGTGCATCCCTTCGTGCTGCCGGGCTTGGAGCCGCGCGGCGCCGTGGTGGCGGAAATCGAACTGAGCGGCGGGCGTGAACTCAGGATCATTGCCGCCCATCTTGGCCTGTTGCGCTGGGCGCGCCGCCAGCAGGCGGATTTCATCCTGAAGCTGATGCGCGAGCGGGCCGATTGTCCGACCGTGCTGATGGGGGATTTCAACGAGTGGCGGGTCGGGCCGGGCTCGGCGCTGACCCGGCTGGAGCCGCTGTTTGGCCCGCTGCCACCGCCGGTCCCCAGCTTTCCGGCCCGGCTGCCGGTTCTGGCGCTGGACCGGATCATGACCAACCGCCCGGGCCTGATTGCCGACATGCAGGTGCATGATAGTCCGCTGGCCCGTCTCGCCTCCGACCACTTGCCGCTGAAAGCGTGGATTGATCTGGACAAGGCGGTAGAAGCTGTCGGATGA
- a CDS encoding flavin monoamine oxidase family protein, whose amino-acid sequence MSYSISRRTLLRGMTALAGSFAAPSLVTGFSNAQAAYRTSKPNLPTGFGKGKSVAILGAGVAGLTAALTLARSGFSVQVFEADNRYGGRSLTVRPTNEHYKSWWFKNYPGTQEFSEMYVDRYQETADSPAPDLQICQFMDDAWAAKKYAGKPVELYLNAGPGRIPSNHVNLIALCQEIGVSLEPYFFQSMSNLMQSKDFNNGVPVSFAQATFSLYSEMAAMMYKVTKEGVLLQGDTNAVTREKLKDLYRVFGDLTGTGEIQTTTRVGFSHLPGGWRDAPKTRDAIGLEKILDSGFVGDPTANPELTPGSFLFNSFNTDWQPSLMQPVGGMDRIWQQLLLQDVPTTAVWKKGSKPRHPKVGHLVMLKTKASKIASAGEKVVVTFETAGRKAEQAQFDFCISTMAPSLLNTIIGDYPVPPDFRKGLEAFSKTGNWNDKTPNLWTPAIKVGWQGKDRFWETDSEIYGGISWTTDIIGQIWYPSEDFTAHTGVLTGAYNRGPLAVDYAKLNNTQRVETARKGLGLLHPGKTDQVYRGISIAWQYMPHQVGGWASDTATTDNEAYQQITTFEKNGRFFCAGDTWSYLPGWQEGSVTSAYCAVNAIARTMDPAKYSDCACFQ is encoded by the coding sequence ATGTCTTACTCGATTTCCCGCCGCACGTTGCTGCGCGGCATGACAGCACTGGCCGGTTCTTTTGCGGCTCCGTCTCTCGTCACCGGTTTCAGTAACGCCCAGGCGGCCTACCGGACCAGCAAGCCCAATCTGCCGACCGGTTTCGGCAAAGGCAAAAGCGTCGCCATCCTCGGCGCGGGCGTTGCCGGGTTAACGGCTGCCTTGACGCTGGCCCGAAGCGGCTTTTCCGTTCAGGTCTTCGAGGCCGACAACCGCTATGGCGGCCGCAGCCTGACCGTTCGGCCGACGAACGAGCACTACAAGAGCTGGTGGTTCAAGAACTATCCCGGCACCCAGGAGTTTTCCGAGATGTATGTGGACCGCTATCAGGAGACAGCAGACAGTCCGGCACCTGACCTGCAAATTTGCCAGTTCATGGACGATGCCTGGGCCGCGAAGAAATATGCGGGCAAGCCTGTCGAGCTCTACCTGAATGCGGGTCCGGGCCGCATTCCCTCCAACCATGTCAATCTGATCGCTCTATGCCAGGAAATTGGGGTGTCGCTGGAGCCTTACTTCTTCCAGTCGATGTCCAACCTGATGCAAAGCAAGGATTTCAACAACGGCGTGCCGGTATCCTTCGCCCAGGCCACATTCAGCCTCTATAGTGAAATGGCGGCGATGATGTACAAGGTGACGAAAGAAGGCGTGCTTTTGCAGGGCGATACCAATGCCGTGACCCGCGAAAAGCTCAAGGATCTCTACCGTGTTTTCGGCGACCTGACAGGCACCGGCGAGATCCAGACAACGACCCGCGTCGGCTTCAGCCATCTGCCCGGCGGCTGGCGCGATGCGCCAAAGACGCGGGACGCCATCGGGCTCGAAAAAATCCTCGATTCGGGCTTCGTTGGCGATCCCACGGCCAATCCGGAATTGACGCCCGGCTCCTTCCTGTTCAACAGTTTCAACACGGACTGGCAGCCAAGTTTGATGCAGCCGGTTGGCGGCATGGACCGGATCTGGCAACAATTGCTGCTTCAGGATGTTCCGACCACGGCCGTATGGAAAAAGGGCAGCAAACCTCGCCACCCCAAAGTCGGCCATCTGGTGATGCTCAAGACCAAAGCGTCGAAGATCGCCTCCGCTGGTGAAAAAGTGGTCGTGACCTTTGAAACGGCTGGCCGGAAAGCCGAACAGGCCCAGTTCGATTTCTGCATTTCCACCATGGCGCCCTCGCTGCTCAACACCATCATTGGCGATTATCCGGTCCCGCCCGACTTTCGCAAAGGCCTCGAAGCCTTTTCCAAGACCGGCAACTGGAATGATAAGACCCCCAATCTCTGGACGCCCGCCATCAAGGTCGGTTGGCAGGGCAAAGATCGTTTCTGGGAAACCGACAGTGAAATCTATGGTGGTATTTCCTGGACAACGGATATTATCGGCCAGATCTGGTACCCTTCCGAGGATTTCACCGCCCATACCGGCGTGCTGACCGGCGCCTATAACCGTGGACCGCTGGCGGTAGACTACGCAAAGCTGAACAATACCCAGCGCGTTGAAACAGCCCGCAAGGGGCTTGGCCTGCTGCATCCGGGAAAGACCGACCAGGTCTATCGCGGCATCTCCATTGCCTGGCAATATATGCCACATCAGGTCGGCGGCTGGGCTTCGGATACGGCAACGACAGACAACGAAGCCTATCAGCAGATCACCACCTTCGAGAAGAACGGCCGCTTCTTTTGCGCGGGCGATACCTGGAGCTACCTGCCCGGCTGGCAGGAAGGCTCCGTCACCTCAGCCTATTGCGCCGTCAACGCCATCGCCCGGACCATGGACCCGGCCAAATACAGCGACTGCGCCTGCTTCCAATAA
- a CDS encoding phospholipase D-like domain-containing protein, translating to MLDLISHYWPHLLAVLSTVIGTVAAVHAAMTKRDVRSAISWVGVIILSPIIGTLIYAVAGINRIRRASYMARRALRRSQMEGILAHYAVPEGDVKAKFGGRLEALRHLGERVTRHPLTSGNRLTPLASGDEAYDAMCAAIEAAQYSILLETYIFDRDSVGLRIADCLIAASKRGVEVRVLIDAVGARYSVPSIVGYLADGGITVASFNGKVIVGLRLPYANLRTHRKILVVDGAVGFFGGMNIREAFAGPNAARDTHFHVTGPVVAELFSVAADDWHFETDEALNGEAWQLHLAAGEAGETPYARAVVSGPDAHLESNHRVLTGAFSVAERSIRILSPYFLPDSIFLSGLATAARRGVAVEIIVPSKNNLAVVSHAMNAQFEQIIRDGCRIFRSTGPFDHSKLLVIDDKWAFVGSSNLDARSLRLNFEIDLEVYDDDFARFVASRMDESLEGAVEVTLESLHARPFLLKLMQRVLWLGSLAL from the coding sequence ATGCTCGACCTTATCTCTCATTATTGGCCGCATCTTCTTGCTGTGCTTTCCACGGTGATTGGCACGGTGGCCGCCGTGCATGCGGCGATGACCAAGCGTGATGTGCGTTCGGCGATTTCCTGGGTTGGGGTTATCATTCTGTCGCCGATTATCGGCACGCTGATCTATGCAGTCGCCGGAATAAACCGGATAAGGCGCGCTTCCTATATGGCGCGCCGGGCGCTGCGCCGGAGCCAGATGGAAGGCATTCTGGCCCATTACGCCGTGCCGGAAGGCGATGTTAAGGCAAAATTCGGCGGGCGTTTGGAAGCGCTGCGGCATTTGGGCGAGCGTGTCACCCGCCACCCGCTGACATCGGGCAATCGCCTGACACCGCTTGCCAGCGGCGATGAGGCCTATGACGCGATGTGTGCGGCCATCGAGGCGGCGCAGTATAGTATCTTGCTGGAAACCTATATTTTCGACAGGGACAGCGTGGGCCTTCGGATTGCCGATTGCCTGATCGCGGCGAGCAAGCGGGGCGTCGAGGTGCGGGTGCTGATCGATGCGGTCGGCGCGCGCTACAGCGTGCCGAGCATTGTCGGCTATCTCGCCGATGGCGGCATCACGGTCGCTTCCTTCAACGGCAAGGTCATTGTCGGCTTGAGGCTGCCCTATGCCAATCTGCGCACCCACCGGAAAATCCTGGTGGTGGATGGCGCGGTGGGCTTTTTCGGCGGCATGAATATCCGTGAGGCCTTTGCAGGGCCGAATGCAGCCCGCGACACACATTTCCACGTCACCGGACCGGTCGTGGCAGAACTGTTTTCGGTGGCCGCCGACGACTGGCATTTCGAAACTGACGAGGCCCTGAACGGCGAAGCCTGGCAATTGCATCTTGCTGCCGGTGAGGCCGGTGAGACACCTTATGCCCGCGCCGTGGTGTCCGGGCCGGATGCGCATCTGGAGAGCAATCACCGGGTGCTGACCGGGGCGTTTTCTGTCGCCGAGCGCTCCATCCGCATTCTGTCGCCCTATTTCCTGCCGGACAGTATTTTTCTCTCTGGCCTGGCGACGGCGGCCCGGCGCGGGGTGGCGGTGGAAATCATCGTACCTTCGAAAAACAATCTGGCTGTCGTCAGCCATGCGATGAACGCACAATTTGAGCAGATCATTCGGGATGGCTGCCGGATCTTTCGCTCAACAGGGCCGTTCGATCATTCAAAACTGCTTGTGATCGACGATAAATGGGCCTTTGTCGGCTCGTCCAATCTCGATGCCCGGTCGCTGCGACTGAATTTCGAGATTGATCTGGAGGTCTATGACGATGATTTTGCCCGCTTCGTGGCGAGCCGGATGGACGAAAGCCTGGAAGGAGCCGTGGAGGTGACGCTGGAAAGTCTGCATGCGCGTCCTTTCCTGCTGAAACTGATGCAAAGAGTGCTGTGGCTGGGCTCGCTGGCTTTGTAA
- the recN gene encoding DNA repair protein RecN: MLVQLSIRDIVLIERLDLGFSAGLSVLTGETGAGKSILLDSLSLALGGRGDGSLVRHGEDKGQVTAVFDVAMSHPARLMLRENGIDDDGDLIFRRVQSADGRTRAYVNDQPISVQLMRQAGQYLVEIHGQHDDRALVDTAAHRLLLDAFAGLTEEAQALGDSYRRWREAERAFKIHKAKVEAAAREADYLRASVEELEGLSPQDGEEEDLAERRSRMQKSERIAGDIAEASEFLNGNASPVPMIASLMRRLERKSGEAPGLLEDTVSLLGTALDTLSSAQMEVESALRRTEFDPRELERVEERLFALRAAGRKYSVAVADLPALAEKMITDLADLDAGEEKLGTLEKAVSETRAVYFANAQSLSEKRQNAASSLAEAVMEELPALKLERARFMVEVTADADNATADGIDLVEFHVQTNPGTRPGPIMKVASGGELSRFLLALKVALADRGSAPTLVFDEIDTGVGGAVADAIGQRLKRLSERVQVLSVTHAPQVAARAATHLLISKGPASGNAEKIATQVAMIGPDHRREEIARMLAGASVTDEARAAAAKLLAGDH; the protein is encoded by the coding sequence ATGCTCGTCCAGCTTTCGATCCGCGACATCGTCTTGATCGAACGGCTCGACCTTGGCTTTTCGGCCGGTCTGTCTGTGTTGACCGGCGAAACGGGGGCGGGGAAGTCCATTCTACTCGACAGTCTGTCGCTGGCCCTTGGCGGGCGCGGCGATGGCTCCCTTGTGCGCCATGGCGAGGACAAGGGCCAGGTGACGGCGGTATTCGATGTCGCCATGAGCCATCCGGCCCGCCTCATGCTGCGCGAAAACGGCATCGATGACGATGGCGACCTGATTTTCCGCCGGGTGCAATCCGCAGATGGCCGCACCCGCGCCTATGTCAACGACCAGCCGATCAGCGTGCAACTGATGCGCCAGGCCGGGCAATATCTGGTCGAAATCCATGGACAGCATGATGATCGGGCGCTGGTGGATACCGCCGCCCACCGTCTGCTGCTGGACGCCTTTGCCGGACTGACCGAAGAAGCGCAGGCGCTGGGCGACAGCTATCGCCGCTGGCGTGAGGCCGAGCGCGCTTTCAAGATCCACAAGGCCAAGGTCGAGGCTGCTGCCCGCGAGGCAGACTATCTGCGCGCCTCGGTGGAGGAGTTGGAAGGCCTTAGCCCACAGGATGGCGAGGAAGAGGATCTGGCCGAGCGCCGCTCCCGGATGCAGAAATCCGAGCGGATCGCTGGCGATATCGCCGAGGCCAGTGAATTCCTGAATGGCAATGCTTCTCCCGTACCGATGATCGCCTCGCTGATGCGCCGCCTGGAGCGCAAGAGCGGCGAAGCCCCCGGCTTGCTGGAGGACACGGTCAGCCTGTTGGGCACGGCGCTGGATACGTTGTCGAGCGCGCAGATGGAGGTCGAATCGGCGCTGCGCCGCACCGAGTTCGATCCACGCGAGCTGGAGCGGGTCGAAGAACGGCTGTTTGCGCTGCGGGCCGCTGGCCGCAAATATTCGGTCGCTGTGGCCGATCTTCCGGCCCTCGCCGAAAAGATGATCACCGATCTGGCAGATCTCGATGCCGGTGAGGAAAAGCTTGGCACGTTGGAAAAAGCCGTGTCCGAGACCAGGGCTGTCTATTTCGCCAATGCGCAATCCCTATCGGAGAAGCGCCAGAATGCAGCTTCTTCGTTGGCCGAAGCCGTCATGGAAGAACTGCCTGCGCTGAAACTGGAGCGCGCCCGCTTCATGGTCGAGGTCACGGCAGATGCCGACAACGCGACTGCCGACGGTATCGATCTGGTTGAGTTTCATGTGCAGACCAATCCCGGCACACGGCCCGGCCCGATCATGAAAGTGGCCTCTGGTGGCGAGCTGTCGCGGTTTTTGCTGGCGCTGAAAGTGGCGCTGGCCGACCGAGGCTCTGCCCCGACACTTGTGTTTGACGAAATCGATACCGGCGTTGGTGGGGCTGTGGCCGATGCCATTGGCCAGCGGCTGAAACGGCTGTCGGAGCGCGTCCAGGTCCTGTCGGTGACCCATGCGCCACAGGTGGCCGCACGCGCCGCCACGCATCTGCTGATCTCCAAGGGACCGGCCAGCGGCAACGCGGAAAAGATCGCCACGCAAGTTGCGATGATTGGCCCCGACCATCGCCGCGAAGAAATCGCTCGTATGCTGGCAGGCGCTTCGGTGACGGATGAGGCAAGAGCGGCGGCCGCCAAGCTTCTCGCCGGGGACCATTGA
- a CDS encoding outer membrane protein assembly factor BamD has translation MSEVKSSMINKSARMLAVCLSVAGVAPLLSACNTDKDIDITKLGAETDPPETLYNQGLANIKAGNLAEASRKFDAVDKQNPFSDWSQKALVMSTFVKYRQGKYTEAISTGTRYMTLYPSTKDSAYVQYLIGLSNWRQIPNVTQDQKFSSRTLEAMDKVVKNYPTSEYVSDAQEKMRFARDQLAGKEMQIGRYYLERKEYLASIQRFRNVVEQYPTTNQIEEALARLVEAYYAMGVVQEAQTAAAVLGHNYPDSKWYKDSFELLKTGGLEPREAQESWISRAGKKILGSS, from the coding sequence ATGAGTGAAGTGAAGTCTTCCATGATCAACAAATCAGCGCGGATGCTTGCCGTTTGCCTGTCTGTCGCCGGCGTTGCGCCGCTGCTCAGCGCTTGCAATACCGACAAGGATATCGACATTACCAAGCTCGGCGCCGAGACGGATCCGCCGGAAACCCTCTATAATCAGGGTCTGGCCAACATCAAGGCTGGTAATCTTGCTGAAGCGTCGCGCAAGTTCGATGCCGTTGACAAGCAAAACCCGTTCTCTGACTGGTCGCAGAAGGCGCTTGTCATGAGCACCTTCGTCAAGTACCGCCAGGGCAAATATACCGAGGCCATTTCGACCGGTACGCGCTACATGACGCTTTATCCGTCGACCAAGGATTCGGCCTATGTGCAATATCTGATCGGTCTGTCCAACTGGCGCCAGATCCCCAACGTGACCCAGGACCAGAAATTCTCGTCCAGGACACTTGAGGCGATGGACAAGGTGGTCAAGAACTACCCGACGTCCGAATATGTGTCCGACGCCCAGGAAAAGATGCGCTTTGCCCGCGACCAGCTGGCCGGCAAGGAAATGCAGATCGGCCGGTATTATCTGGAGCGCAAGGAATATCTGGCGTCGATCCAGCGGTTCCGCAATGTGGTTGAGCAATATCCGACGACCAACCAGATCGAAGAAGCGCTGGCGCGTCTCGTGGAAGCCTATTATGCCATGGGCGTGGTGCAGGAAGCGCAGACGGCAGCCGCCGTGCTGGGTCACAACTATCCTGACAGCAAATGGTACAAGGATAGTTTCGAACTGCTGAAAACCGGTGGTCTTGAGCCGCGGGAAGCCCAGGAGAGCTGGATTTCCAGAGCCGGTAAAAAGATTCTGGGCTCATCCTGA